The DNA window CTTTATACCTTTTCAACATTCGGTATTTGCGAAATGTTCCGGGAGCCATATTCTCAGTTATAGTGGTTGGTTAATGTTAGATGATTAATGATTTACAGTTATAAAAATTAATGTTATCTCTTACTACATAAATATCAGGTTATAATGCTTAAGAATAAAAGCCGATAAATAGAAAAAAATATATGCGTTAAAAGTCTAATTAATTATGTAAGTGTTTGTGTTATATAACACAAATATGGGAGAGTGAATTAAATGTTATTTATGGCAATAAGTACATGGAAACCTGAAAATAGAGACGACATTATGGAACATTTTAAAGAATTAAAGGTTCCATCAGGAATTACCATCAAAAACCAGTGGGTTGATTTGACAGGGGGAAGATATTTTATACTCTTTGAAACCGATGATCCAGAATCTTATGGAGCATTCAACCTGCCGTGGAGCGATGTATGTGAAATAGACTGCGTTCCAGTAATGGAATCAGCAGAATTCATGAAACTCATGAACAAACACCAATAATATAATAATGTTTAATGGGTATTAATATACCCTTTATTTATTATTACACTTTAAAATTTTTTGACAATTAAAATTTAAGAACTCTTTTCATATTATTTATTTGGATATAAAGTTACATTTACAGCTGAGTCATTAACCTTCAAAGTAAAATCTCCGGGCGGCAGGGCAGAAGTATCATAACTGAAACTAAAATTACCATCAGAATCTGCTTTTATTTTTTGTAATGCCTGAATATTCAGACGAACACTGGACTCACCCGAATTGGCTTTACCGTGTATTTTTGTATCATAAGTCCCGGGAGGAACATTTGAATCCTCAAAAACCGCTACTCCTGACGAAGATTTTCTTTTCCGGGTAAACCAGAATAATAATTTTACGCTGAATTTGACATTTTCTACATTTTTGGCTGTAACTGTATAACGGTTTGGTGGAGATGGTATATCCACGTTATTAAATATATACTCATACATCCCATCTTTAACAGGTACATCTTTTTCAAAAGAGATTACAATATTTACTTCAGATTTAGGGATATTTTTCCCATTTATTTTTAAAACATCACCTACTACCGGCTGCGATGGGGAAAAATCCCAAGAAGATTCAGCATTTTGCAAATATAAATCCTCTTTTACTTTTTTTCCTTTAATTCTTCCAGTGTGTTTTGAATCTGGTCTATCTTCTCTTCAAGGTTATTGTAATCCTCTTTTGTTGCAATATTGGATTGTTCAAATGTTTCCTGAACCTTTTCAGAAATCTTGTTTTCAATATCTTCCTTCTGCTTCCTTCGTTCAGCAATCATTTCATTTACTAAATTTTTGCCTTCTTCCCTGCTCAATTCCCCTTTCTGTACGAGTTCTTCAACTGTTTCATTTATTTTTTCTTCGGTAAGTGCCCATGCACCAATTCCCATAAGTGCTAATTTTTTCACATTTTCAATCATAAACAAAACCTCCCATAATAAGAAGAAACGTTTTACAATATGTAGTATTTGTATCCCCTATAAAATAATTATTTGTCATCAGGTAAATATGTATCGAAAAATAAACCAAAAAATAAATTATAATTTTGGGATGTTTATTTTGCCAAGTCTTTAATTGACTGATTAAGGTATACAGCATTACTCTGGTTTATAAGATACCGGCAAACTTTATTAGGTTCTCCGTCCATTTCAATACCGCCGTTGTTAACCAGTATAGCCCTATGTGCAACTTCATTTACAAAATCCATATGGTGGCTTACAAGAACAATTGTTGTTCCAAAATTTTTGTTGATTGATTTTAGAGAATTTGTCACATCTCTAAGAGTTATAGGATCAAGGTCACCAAATGGCTCATCAAGCATTAAAATTTCAGGTGAAGTTGACATTGAAAGTGCTATAAAAGCCCTTACATGCTCTCCTCCACTCATCTGATAGGTTGTTTTATCAAGTACATCCATTGATAGGTCAAGAGCATCAAATATCTCTCTGGCGTATGATTCAACATCTTCCTGTTCTATTTCAGGGAACAGTTCATAATAGATATTTTCTGTTACACCAAGTTTTTGTAAAATATCTGATTTTTCATCCTCTGACATATCAGGTAGTTTATAGATAAGGTCAAGCAATTCATCTGAAATACCAAGTTCATCAGCCTTTTTTCTTGCATAGCCGATAGCACCCTCTCTCTTAATTTTGAGTTTAAAAGCTATCTGTTCACGCAGAGTCGAATGAGGAGGAAGGATGAATTCCTGATGCATCAGGCTGATTTTGCGGCGGAGTTCCATGCGCTGTAAACTGTAATGGGAGATATCCACCCAGTCACCATTATGGAGATAACATATTTTACCATTGTCTGGCTCATGCAGACCTTCTATCATTTTTAGCAGTGTGGTTTTACCCGCACCCGATGAGCCTACAAATGCTGTTATTTCACCTTCATTGATATCCAGTGATAGGTTTTTGATGCTTAAGACTTCTCCGACACGTATCAGTGATAATCTTCTGGAAAGATTTTGCACTTTTATACAGGGCTTTTTATTATGGACATCTGAGAGTTCAATACTTGGTTGCAATTTTTTGAGGAAATTTTTGAGCACCTTTTCAGGTTCACCCTCATCAATAATCTTCTGGTTTTCAAGATATATAACACGGTCAGAGAGGTACATATGTATTTCTGGAAGATGTGATATTACAAGAATTGGTATATTCAGGCGGTTTTTCAGGGATTTAATAACATCAAGTATCTCCTGCTTGGTATCGGGTCCGGTCATTGTCACCGGTTCATCAAGGAGTAAAGCTCTGGGTTTTGCCGAGAGCTGTCGGGCAAGTATTAATCTCTGCTTTTCACCGCCACTTAAAAAATTGGATGAATGAAGAGCTTTATTCTCAAGTCCGACAAGTTTTAAATATGACAGCGCAGTGTTATACAACTCTTCATAATACGGAGAATCCTCTGAGGGAAGCGATTCGTCACCAGAGTAAAAAAAGTTTAGCTTTCTGATTATATTTTCGATGGCAGGTCCTGCCCATAATCCAAAAGAACGTTGAAGATGGATAGCAGTATTAAGGTTTAAAAACCTTTTTCCTTCATAACCAGATTCAGGTGTTATTACGTTTCCATCCAAATCGATTATACCGCCATCAAAATTTTCGACACCACGTATAATTCTAAGTAATGTTGTTTTTCCACTACCACTTCTTCCGGTGATTCCAAGGATTTCACCATCATTTACTGCTAAATTTATACCATCAAGGATGCGTTTTTTTTCAGAACCTATCTCATAATCTTTAACAACATTACTCAATCTCAGCATAAGCAAACCTCAAAAACAAAAAAATAAATTTTTATTCATTTTTGATAGCCGAAACAATTTCCTCAATCTTGGCGGCAACATCAGAAGTTTCTTCTACAACTGTTCCGGTAACAATCATATCAGCACCGGCTTTAACACATACTCTTGCAGTTTCAGGGTCACGTATTCCCCCACCTACTATCAGTTTATTATCTCCAAGTACTTTTTTGACAGCTTTTATCATTTCGGGAGAAGCCGGTTCATCAGCCCCTGATCCTGCTTCAAGGTAGGTATAATGCATCCCCAGATATTTGCCCGCCAGTGAATATGATACTGCTATTTCTGGTTTGTTTTTCGGAATTAATTTTGCATCCCCCACCCATCCTACAGTACCACCGGGTTCTATTATAAGATATGCCATAGATATGGATTCAATACCGAATTTATAAACAAGTGGAGCACCCATTGCCTGATTTGTGGTTATATAATTTATATCCCGGGAGTTTAACAGACTCATGAAAAATATTGCATCTGAATAAGCACTTACACCACCCGCATTGGCAGGGAAAAGTATGGTAGGAATACTGGTTTTTTCCCTGATTTTTATCAGGGTCTGGTCCAAAAGTGCTCCACCTGCTTCAATTGAACCACCCACCATGATAGC is part of the Methanohalobium evestigatum Z-7303 genome and encodes:
- a CDS encoding DUF3303 domain-containing protein; protein product: MLFMAISTWKPENRDDIMEHFKELKVPSGITIKNQWVDLTGGRYFILFETDDPESYGAFNLPWSDVCEIDCVPVMESAEFMKLMNKHQ
- a CDS encoding phasin family protein; translated protein: MIENVKKLALMGIGAWALTEEKINETVEELVQKGELSREEGKNLVNEMIAERRKQKEDIENKISEKVQETFEQSNIATKEDYNNLEEKIDQIQNTLEELKEKK
- a CDS encoding ATP-binding cassette domain-containing protein; the protein is MLRLSNVVKDYEIGSEKKRILDGINLAVNDGEILGITGRSGSGKTTLLRIIRGVENFDGGIIDLDGNVITPESGYEGKRFLNLNTAIHLQRSFGLWAGPAIENIIRKLNFFYSGDESLPSEDSPYYEELYNTALSYLKLVGLENKALHSSNFLSGGEKQRLILARQLSAKPRALLLDEPVTMTGPDTKQEILDVIKSLKNRLNIPILVISHLPEIHMYLSDRVIYLENQKIIDEGEPEKVLKNFLKKLQPSIELSDVHNKKPCIKVQNLSRRLSLIRVGEVLSIKNLSLDINEGEITAFVGSSGAGKTTLLKMIEGLHEPDNGKICYLHNGDWVDISHYSLQRMELRRKISLMHQEFILPPHSTLREQIAFKLKIKREGAIGYARKKADELGISDELLDLIYKLPDMSEDEKSDILQKLGVTENIYYELFPEIEQEDVESYAREIFDALDLSMDVLDKTTYQMSGGEHVRAFIALSMSTSPEILMLDEPFGDLDPITLRDVTNSLKSINKNFGTTIVLVSHHMDFVNEVAHRAILVNNGGIEMDGEPNKVCRYLINQSNAVYLNQSIKDLAK
- a CDS encoding geranylgeranylglyceryl/heptaprenylglyceryl phosphate synthase: MQVEKYLNDISKNQGTVHLTLIDPASQSPDEAAEIAFAAANGGSDAIMVGGSIEAGGALLDQTLIKIREKTSIPTILFPANAGGVSAYSDAIFFMSLLNSRDINYITTNQAMGAPLVYKFGIESISMAYLIIEPGGTVGWVGDAKLIPKNKPEIAVSYSLAGKYLGMHYTYLEAGSGADEPASPEMIKAVKKVLGDNKLIVGGGIRDPETARVCVKAGADMIVTGTVVEETSDVAAKIEEIVSAIKNE